Proteins from a single region of Dysosmobacter acutus:
- a CDS encoding 4Fe-4S binding protein codes for MSNCTLPPLDALSGPHAVAIVECPDCIACNPCSTVCKFGAITTASVEDIPVIDYEKCRGCGMCVQICPGLAIYMMRLSGDKAEITIPYEFLPFPGPGDTVDVLDREGRRICKGTVLRTISREKSIGDTPTVTFEVDAAMAAEARDISFA; via the coding sequence ATGAGTAACTGCACGCTTCCCCCGCTCGATGCACTGAGCGGCCCCCACGCCGTGGCCATTGTGGAATGCCCGGACTGCATTGCCTGCAATCCATGCAGCACGGTCTGCAAATTCGGCGCCATCACCACCGCGTCCGTGGAGGACATCCCGGTCATTGACTACGAAAAATGCAGAGGCTGCGGCATGTGCGTTCAGATCTGTCCCGGCCTTGCCATCTATATGATGCGCCTCAGCGGCGATAAGGCTGAGATCACCATCCCCTATGAATTTCTCCCCTTCCCCGGCCCAGGCGACACCGTGGATGTGCTGGACCGCGAGGGCAGGAGAATCTGCAAGGGCACCGTGCTGCGCACCATCTCCCGGGAGAAGTCCATCGGAGACACCCCCACGGTCACGTTCGAGGTCGATGCCGCCATGGCCGCCGAGGCCCGCGACATCTCCTTCGCCTGA
- a CDS encoding NAD(P)/FAD-dependent oxidoreductase yields MKTAEYVVVGGGIMGMSTAYNLAKKGAKNVVLLEQKYIGYGSSGRNGSGIRQQYGRPERVVMGREAVKLWCGLSEELGHECGFVQSGYAYALYDEDWIDRYKGFAAMHRSLDVPTQVISAQDLKEIVPLFNTEGVIAATYCPTDGKADPFGTLCAYMIGGRRLGVEYMQYTQLLGARLLPGGDWLLETSKGQITAANLIVTSGSWSCLIGDMVGEKIPVVPYVEEVMVTEPVEPDSIKPLLNLKSPRYNDFWLTQTTVNGGVIFGWGHAQFATDDRPTYDMTTSQAYAQIDAWNLVRAFPSFANVNIVRHFSGFYDVTPDREPILSRIGSNRFYAGLGCSFMHGPIGGQALAELILDGKITCVSEEFCSIERFKHPVEIVAY; encoded by the coding sequence GTGAAGACTGCGGAATACGTTGTGGTGGGCGGCGGCATCATGGGGATGTCCACTGCCTACAACCTGGCGAAAAAAGGCGCGAAAAACGTGGTGCTGCTGGAGCAGAAGTATATCGGCTACGGCTCCTCCGGCCGCAACGGCTCCGGTATCCGCCAGCAGTACGGCCGGCCGGAGCGCGTGGTCATGGGCCGGGAGGCGGTAAAGCTCTGGTGCGGACTCAGCGAGGAACTGGGCCACGAGTGCGGCTTTGTCCAGAGCGGATACGCCTACGCCCTCTATGATGAGGACTGGATCGACCGCTACAAGGGCTTTGCCGCCATGCACCGCTCCCTGGACGTTCCCACCCAGGTGATCTCCGCCCAGGATCTCAAGGAGATCGTCCCCCTGTTCAACACGGAGGGCGTCATCGCCGCCACCTACTGCCCCACCGACGGCAAGGCCGACCCCTTCGGCACCCTCTGCGCCTATATGATCGGCGGCAGACGCCTTGGCGTGGAGTACATGCAGTACACCCAGCTCTTAGGCGCCAGGCTGCTGCCGGGCGGGGACTGGCTTCTTGAAACCAGCAAGGGGCAGATCACCGCTGCCAATTTGATCGTCACCTCCGGGTCCTGGAGCTGTCTGATCGGAGACATGGTGGGCGAAAAGATCCCCGTGGTCCCCTATGTGGAGGAGGTCATGGTCACCGAGCCGGTGGAGCCGGACTCTATCAAGCCCCTTCTGAACCTGAAGTCTCCAAGGTACAACGACTTCTGGCTGACCCAGACCACCGTCAACGGCGGCGTCATCTTCGGCTGGGGCCACGCCCAGTTTGCCACCGACGACCGTCCCACCTATGACATGACCACCAGTCAGGCCTACGCCCAAATCGACGCCTGGAACCTGGTGCGGGCCTTCCCCTCCTTTGCAAACGTCAACATTGTCCGTCACTTCTCCGGCTTCTACGACGTGACGCCGGACCGGGAGCCCATTCTCTCCCGGATCGGCTCCAATCGCTTCTACGCGGGCCTGGGCTGCTCTTTTATGCACGGCCCCATCGGCGGCCAGGCGCTGGCGGAGCTGATCCTGGACGGGAAGATAACCTGTGTCTCTGAGGAATTCTGCAGCATTGAGCGGTTCAAGCATCCCGTCGAAATTGTGGCGTACTGA
- a CDS encoding AraC family transcriptional regulator: MDWITGIQRALDYTEAHLTEKIDYTAVARQACSSTFHFQRMFTMLCGFSLGDYIRMRRLSLSAEELTRTGGKVVDIALKYGYDTPESFSRAFTRFHGISPTDARRGGTVKSFSRLSVKLILSGGSTMDYRIEKKEPFQLICKKKQVTKPQGETAAADISPFWAQCQTDGTIEELCRCGRFDTFGGILGVCFSSEMAESGFPYGIGAEYGGVPSSAKGLDILDIPAHTYAVFQCRGRMPDAFTEAYRRICTEFFPQSNYVYGNGVELEVYPSAEVQDPNYTCEIWIAVNEKEQR; this comes from the coding sequence ATGGATTGGATTACAGGGATCCAGCGGGCGCTGGACTACACGGAGGCGCATCTGACGGAAAAAATCGACTACACCGCGGTGGCGAGGCAGGCCTGCTCGTCCACATTTCACTTCCAGCGGATGTTCACCATGCTCTGCGGGTTTTCGCTTGGCGACTATATCCGGATGCGCCGCCTGTCCCTGTCGGCGGAGGAGCTGACACGCACCGGCGGCAAGGTCGTCGACATCGCCCTCAAGTACGGCTACGATACCCCGGAGAGCTTTTCCCGGGCGTTCACGCGCTTCCACGGCATCTCCCCCACCGACGCCCGGCGGGGCGGGACTGTCAAATCCTTTTCCAGGCTGTCCGTAAAATTAATTCTATCGGGAGGCAGCACCATGGACTACAGAATTGAGAAAAAAGAGCCGTTTCAGCTCATCTGTAAAAAAAAGCAGGTCACAAAGCCCCAGGGGGAAACCGCCGCAGCGGATATCTCGCCCTTCTGGGCCCAGTGCCAAACCGACGGCACCATCGAGGAGCTCTGCCGGTGCGGCCGGTTTGACACCTTCGGCGGGATTCTTGGAGTCTGTTTTTCCAGCGAGATGGCGGAGTCCGGATTTCCCTACGGCATTGGCGCGGAGTACGGCGGCGTCCCCTCCAGTGCCAAGGGGCTGGACATTTTGGACATCCCCGCCCACACCTATGCGGTCTTTCAATGCAGAGGCAGGATGCCCGACGCGTTCACAGAGGCCTACCGGCGGATTTGCACGGAGTTTTTCCCCCAGAGCAACTATGTCTATGGCAACGGAGTCGAACTGGAGGTCTATCCTTCCGCCGAAGTGCAGGACCCCAACTACACCTGCGAGATCTGGATTGCCGTCAACGAAAAGGAGCAGCGCTGA
- a CDS encoding (2Fe-2S)-binding protein, translated as MDSKDVIICRCHDITEQDVRDAIRGGFDELELLRRYLHLGMGPCQGRVCISMVQRILQEETGKPIDQIGFPTVRPPISNMPAKLLAFKEEVSK; from the coding sequence ATGGATTCGAAAGACGTAATCATCTGCCGGTGCCACGACATCACCGAGCAGGACGTGCGGGACGCCATCCGCGGCGGGTTTGACGAGCTGGAGCTTCTGCGCCGCTATCTCCACCTGGGGATGGGGCCCTGCCAGGGCCGCGTCTGCATCAGCATGGTTCAGCGGATTTTACAGGAGGAAACCGGAAAGCCCATCGATCAGATCGGCTTCCCCACTGTCCGGCCTCCCATTTCCAATATGCCGGCAAAGCTGCTGGCATTCAAAGAGGAGGTGTCCAAGTGA
- a CDS encoding sodium:solute symporter family protein, giving the protein MDIVVLGIYFFILAGIIYLSSRGAKSAEDFNLGHNKFGTLAIMATQGASMKGSGSLIGYMGGAWTSGVGVLFSSQCYNIGGWVAILLGLARKLRKAADSIHITSLGDIYYHRYHSQKNRPFTCLASVWLALSLMASQCAAIALLLQMAFGKYGLTYGQGAVIGTVAVLLCTIAGGLTSVVWTDTFQWFVMTPMVFIIIPIFCVLNGASPENIRSTLDTAQFFDLRPDISWLGYLISGVLSCTVDITYLTRFITSKDERTAVTGSTYGFLYTTIWAGLVVFFGIAAAIIVTPDMVSSTDQVMYTLLNTILPSGLMGLFAAALLATTISTFDSYLHVGVVAITTDMSALFKKKDLGGSIKFSRLMTLLLAVFCVIWVLTSQGIVAILNLGLSIYAAAECAPVLATLFWKKSDEYAVIVGQVGGALGFVVAQVMGLTLPILWGVGLSLILVAGISLIRNKTSDLLPGFDGKDVKVVRGLKQDTWIMLGGIVGCAGALILSVGIGMWVNWACIVIGLIVLFAGVKMISTGVPKESAQSPAQSST; this is encoded by the coding sequence TTGGATATCGTTGTTCTTGGTATTTACTTTTTCATTCTTGCAGGCATCATCTATCTGAGCTCCCGGGGCGCGAAAAGCGCGGAGGACTTCAACCTGGGCCACAACAAGTTCGGCACCTTGGCCATTATGGCCACCCAAGGCGCTTCCATGAAAGGCTCCGGCTCGCTGATCGGCTATATGGGCGGTGCCTGGACCAGCGGCGTGGGCGTGCTCTTTTCCAGCCAGTGCTATAACATCGGCGGCTGGGTCGCCATTTTGCTGGGTCTTGCCAGAAAGCTGAGAAAAGCCGCCGACTCCATCCACATCACCAGCTTGGGCGACATCTACTATCACCGCTATCATTCACAGAAGAACAGGCCCTTCACCTGCCTTGCCAGCGTGTGGCTGGCGCTGTCATTGATGGCCAGCCAGTGCGCCGCCATCGCCCTGCTGCTGCAGATGGCATTCGGCAAATACGGCCTCACCTACGGCCAGGGCGCCGTGATCGGCACCGTTGCCGTGCTCCTTTGCACCATCGCCGGCGGCCTGACCTCGGTTGTGTGGACGGATACCTTCCAGTGGTTCGTCATGACTCCGATGGTGTTCATCATCATTCCCATCTTCTGTGTCCTCAACGGCGCATCCCCGGAGAACATTCGGTCCACGCTGGATACAGCCCAGTTTTTTGACCTGCGCCCCGACATCTCCTGGCTGGGGTATCTGATCTCCGGTGTGCTCTCCTGCACGGTGGATATCACCTACCTGACCCGCTTCATCACCTCCAAGGACGAGCGGACCGCAGTCACCGGCTCCACCTATGGGTTTTTGTACACCACCATCTGGGCGGGCCTGGTGGTCTTCTTCGGCATTGCCGCGGCCATCATCGTCACCCCGGATATGGTGAGCAGCACCGATCAGGTCATGTACACCCTTTTGAACACGATTCTGCCCTCCGGCCTGATGGGCCTCTTTGCCGCCGCACTGCTGGCCACCACCATCTCCACCTTTGACTCCTACCTGCACGTGGGCGTGGTGGCCATCACCACCGACATGTCCGCCCTGTTCAAAAAGAAGGATTTGGGCGGCAGCATCAAATTCTCCCGTCTGATGACCCTGCTGCTGGCCGTGTTCTGCGTCATCTGGGTGCTGACCTCCCAGGGCATTGTGGCCATTTTGAATCTGGGCCTGAGCATCTATGCCGCCGCGGAGTGCGCGCCGGTGCTGGCCACCCTCTTCTGGAAAAAGTCCGACGAATACGCCGTGATCGTCGGTCAGGTCGGCGGAGCCCTGGGCTTTGTGGTGGCTCAGGTCATGGGCCTCACCCTCCCCATCCTCTGGGGCGTGGGCCTCTCCCTCATCCTGGTCGCAGGCATCTCCCTCATCCGCAACAAGACCAGCGACCTGCTGCCCGGCTTTGACGGCAAGGACGTGAAGGTTGTCCGCGGCCTGAAGCAGGACACCTGGATCATGCTGGGCGGCATCGTGGGCTGCGCCGGCGCCCTGATCCTCTCCGTGGGCATCGGCATGTGGGTCAACTGGGCCTGCATCGTCATCGGCCTTATCGTGCTGTTTGCAGGCGTCAAAATGATCTCCACCGGCGTTCCCAAGGAATCCGCCCAGTCTCCCGCCCAAAGCAGCACCTGA
- a CDS encoding FAD-dependent oxidoreductase, translating to MRIESHPVLDFAQRPSFTFLYNGREIEAKEGETVAAALCAAGISKLRDSTRSNRPRGLFCAIGDCSSCAMEVNGISNVRTCITPAEPGMVVNTMVGDTKLRDLETAIPTPRLIEADLAVIGGGPAGLKAALAAADLGASVVIVDQNYMLGGQLVKQTHKFFGSVEYYAGVRGVHIAKELIKRVEENPRIQVMLNSTVTGFLEDHLLQVNAGHGTKLFNISCKKTVVACGANEVMLGVPKNDLPGVYGAGAIQTIVNVHGIRIGKRVLVVGAGNVGLILAYQLLQAGIDVAAVVEAAPQIGGFTVHANKIRRRGIPVLTSHSVVAIKGGDRVSSATIAKVDGKFQPIPGTEQTLEVDTVALAVGLQPNYRPCSQGRCDVAYARELCGFVPMRNRWMETSKGDILTAGDCSGIGEATTAMIDGELAGLQAAIALGFGTDAAKARQEELIAVGHEFRSAGKKGAIILKGLEKVSIHE from the coding sequence ATGCGAATTGAATCACACCCCGTTCTGGACTTCGCTCAGCGGCCGTCCTTCACCTTTTTATACAACGGCCGGGAAATCGAGGCCAAAGAGGGGGAGACCGTAGCCGCGGCGCTGTGCGCGGCCGGGATTTCCAAGCTTCGCGACAGCACCCGCTCCAACCGGCCCAGAGGGCTCTTCTGCGCCATCGGCGACTGCTCGTCCTGCGCCATGGAGGTCAATGGAATCAGCAACGTGCGCACCTGCATCACCCCGGCGGAACCCGGCATGGTGGTCAACACCATGGTGGGCGACACAAAGCTGCGGGATTTGGAAACCGCCATCCCCACACCCCGGCTCATCGAGGCCGACCTTGCCGTCATCGGCGGAGGGCCCGCCGGGCTGAAGGCGGCTCTTGCCGCCGCCGACTTAGGGGCCAGTGTGGTGATCGTGGATCAAAACTACATGTTAGGCGGCCAGCTGGTCAAGCAGACCCACAAGTTTTTTGGCTCGGTGGAGTACTACGCCGGGGTTCGGGGCGTACATATCGCCAAAGAGCTGATCAAGCGGGTGGAGGAGAATCCCCGTATCCAGGTCATGCTCAACAGCACCGTCACCGGCTTCCTTGAGGACCATCTGCTCCAGGTCAACGCCGGTCACGGGACCAAGCTCTTCAACATCTCCTGCAAAAAGACCGTGGTGGCCTGCGGCGCCAACGAGGTCATGTTGGGCGTACCTAAAAATGACCTGCCCGGTGTGTACGGAGCCGGCGCCATCCAGACCATCGTCAACGTCCACGGCATCCGGATCGGCAAACGGGTGCTGGTGGTGGGCGCGGGCAACGTGGGACTGATCCTGGCCTACCAGCTGCTCCAGGCGGGCATCGACGTGGCGGCGGTGGTGGAGGCTGCGCCTCAGATCGGCGGCTTCACCGTCCACGCCAACAAGATCCGCCGCCGGGGCATCCCCGTTCTCACCTCCCACTCCGTGGTGGCCATCAAGGGCGGGGACCGGGTCAGCTCCGCCACCATCGCCAAAGTGGACGGGAAGTTCCAGCCCATCCCCGGCACGGAACAGACCCTTGAGGTGGACACCGTGGCGCTGGCCGTTGGCCTTCAGCCCAACTACCGCCCCTGCAGCCAGGGCAGGTGCGACGTGGCCTATGCCCGGGAGCTGTGCGGCTTTGTGCCCATGCGCAACCGCTGGATGGAGACCAGCAAGGGCGATATCCTCACCGCCGGCGACTGTTCCGGCATCGGCGAGGCCACCACCGCCATGATCGACGGCGAGCTGGCCGGACTCCAAGCCGCCATTGCCCTGGGCTTTGGAACCGACGCGGCAAAAGCGCGCCAGGAGGAGCTCATCGCCGTGGGCCACGAGTTCCGCAGCGCCGGAAAGAAAGGCGCCATCATCTTGAAAGGATTGGAGAAGGTGAGCATCCATGAGTAA
- a CDS encoding aldehyde dehydrogenase family protein yields the protein MKMIIGGQKVDSSDGKTMNVINPATQEVIDTVPMATREDVDRAIDNAVRGFHEWSAVPLWRRIEIARRFVDLWVENADELTDYLIRECGKPYKASKREIEFYTKQFFEEYIEAARFVGGETVPVANRVNTENHLIATVREPLGVFVGFLPFNYPASQVPHKAMAPLLMGNSVILKPSSETPLAQIRMVELFLEAGVPANAIQIVTGSGSKIGPWLSGDPRVAMVSLTGSTEVGIEIAKEAAKHLAHVQLELGGNDPLVILPECDLDYAVEESVTGRSLINAGQACCSTKRFVVPNTLKEEYLRKLIAAVRDKKVGDPASEETEVGPVISVAKAEEAVRHIQHTVEQGGKLLLGGGRNGAFVDVTVMDVPKTADTAKDLELFAPVYTVIGYDTLDEALEIANQTCYGLSSGVIGSNPQEMLYVAKRLQAGACIVNGNSDMRTFDQQFGGYKMTGIGREGAKITLEECSQVKTLVFKNLYQ from the coding sequence ATGAAAATGATCATCGGGGGCCAGAAGGTGGATTCTTCTGACGGCAAAACTATGAACGTGATCAATCCCGCCACGCAGGAGGTGATTGACACGGTTCCCATGGCCACGCGGGAGGACGTGGACCGCGCGATAGACAACGCCGTGCGGGGCTTCCACGAATGGTCGGCGGTTCCCCTGTGGCGCCGGATCGAAATCGCCCGCAGGTTCGTGGATCTGTGGGTGGAAAACGCGGATGAACTGACAGATTACCTGATCCGCGAGTGCGGCAAGCCCTACAAGGCCTCCAAGCGGGAGATCGAATTCTACACCAAGCAGTTCTTCGAGGAGTACATCGAGGCCGCCCGCTTTGTAGGCGGCGAAACCGTTCCCGTGGCCAACCGGGTCAACACGGAAAACCACCTGATCGCCACCGTTCGGGAGCCTCTTGGCGTGTTTGTGGGCTTCTTACCCTTCAACTATCCTGCCAGCCAGGTGCCCCACAAGGCCATGGCCCCCCTGCTGATGGGCAACTCCGTCATCCTGAAGCCCTCCTCGGAGACGCCTCTGGCCCAGATCCGCATGGTGGAGCTGTTCCTTGAGGCCGGCGTGCCGGCCAACGCCATCCAGATCGTCACCGGCAGCGGTTCCAAGATCGGCCCCTGGCTCTCCGGCGATCCGCGGGTGGCCATGGTCAGCCTCACCGGCAGCACGGAGGTGGGCATCGAGATTGCCAAGGAGGCGGCCAAACACCTGGCCCATGTGCAGCTGGAGTTGGGCGGCAACGATCCTCTGGTCATCCTGCCCGAGTGCGATTTGGACTATGCCGTGGAGGAGAGCGTCACCGGCCGCAGCCTCATCAACGCGGGCCAGGCCTGCTGCTCCACCAAGCGCTTTGTGGTCCCCAACACGCTTAAGGAGGAGTACCTCCGCAAACTGATTGCGGCGGTCAGGGACAAAAAGGTGGGCGACCCCGCCAGCGAGGAGACAGAGGTCGGCCCCGTCATCTCCGTGGCAAAGGCGGAAGAGGCGGTCCGGCATATCCAGCACACTGTGGAGCAGGGCGGTAAGCTACTCTTGGGCGGAGGGCGCAACGGCGCGTTCGTGGACGTCACCGTCATGGACGTCCCCAAGACGGCGGACACCGCAAAGGACCTGGAGCTGTTCGCCCCGGTGTACACGGTCATCGGCTACGATACCCTGGACGAGGCGCTGGAAATTGCCAATCAGACCTGCTACGGCCTCAGCTCCGGGGTCATCGGCAGCAATCCTCAGGAGATGCTCTACGTGGCCAAACGGCTTCAGGCCGGCGCGTGCATCGTCAACGGCAACAGCGACATGCGCACCTTTGACCAGCAGTTCGGCGGCTACAAGATGACGGGCATCGGCCGCGAGGGCGCCAAGATCACCCTGGAGGAGTGCTCTCAGGTGAAGACCCTTGTCTTTAAAAACCTCTATCAGTAA
- a CDS encoding amino acid ABC transporter ATP-binding protein, translating to MIDVKHLSKSFGDHLVLDDISEHIAPGEKVVIIGPSGSGKSTFLRCLNLLETPTAGTITFDGSEITDPKVNIDEVRRQMGMVFQHFNLFPNMTIRKNITLAPVRTGLMKPEEADAEAVELLGRVGLSDKADAYPNQLSGGQKQRIAIVRALAMKPKLMLFDEPTSALDPEMVGEVLEVMKQLAREGMTMVVVTHEMGFAREVGSRVLFMDEGHIVEQNEPRQLFDHPESERLRSFLAKVL from the coding sequence GTGATCGACGTTAAACACCTCTCCAAGTCCTTTGGGGACCACCTTGTGTTGGATGACATCTCCGAGCACATCGCACCTGGTGAAAAAGTGGTGATCATCGGCCCCTCCGGGTCCGGAAAGTCCACCTTCCTGCGGTGTCTGAACCTGCTGGAGACCCCTACCGCCGGCACCATCACCTTCGACGGCAGCGAGATTACGGATCCCAAGGTCAACATCGACGAAGTGCGCCGCCAGATGGGCATGGTGTTCCAACATTTCAATCTCTTCCCCAATATGACCATCCGGAAAAACATCACCCTGGCCCCGGTCCGTACCGGCCTGATGAAGCCGGAGGAGGCGGACGCCGAGGCGGTGGAACTGCTGGGCCGGGTGGGCCTGTCAGATAAGGCCGACGCCTATCCCAACCAGCTCTCCGGCGGGCAGAAGCAGCGCATCGCCATTGTCCGTGCCCTGGCCATGAAGCCCAAGCTCATGCTCTTTGACGAACCCACCTCGGCCCTTGACCCGGAGATGGTGGGCGAGGTGCTGGAGGTCATGAAGCAGCTGGCCAGGGAGGGCATGACCATGGTGGTGGTGACCCACGAGATGGGCTTTGCCCGCGAGGTGGGCAGCCGGGTCCTCTTTATGGATGAGGGCCACATCGTGGAGCAGAACGAGCCCCGCCAGCTCTTTGACCACCCTGAGAGCGAGCGGCTACGGAGCTTTCTTGCAAAAGTTTTGTAA
- the htpG gene encoding molecular chaperone HtpG has product MAKRQFKAESRRLLDLMINSIYTHKEIFLREIISNASDACDKLCYRGLTDDQVGMSREDFRIELSVDPEARTITVSDNGIGMNKEDLENNLGVIASSGSFQFKQELGEGAADTDVIGQFGVGFYSAFMVADRITVVTRKFGEDTAYRWQSSGADGYTITECEKEGHGTDIIMHIKPDAEEERYSEFLDSYRLQGLVKKYSDYIRFPIRMEVSKSRRKEGSPDDKPEYETYREVETLNSMVPLWQRGRSEVSEEEYAKFYRDKFMDYAPPLKVITADLEGSVTYKALLFIPSAAPYDFYSKEFEKGLQLYSNGVLIMDKCADLLPEHFRFVRGVVDSPDLSLNISRELLQHDRQLKIIARSLEKKIRSELEKMLKNDREEYEKFFSVFGRQLKYGVVADYGANKESLQDLLLFHSSTREKPITLAEYVERMGEDQKLIYYAAGETLSAVDKLPQTELLKEKSYEMLYFVDEVDEFAIQMIGKYQDKEFRSVVDGDLELEGEDKEPEDDSAHRETLDFVKEALGDRVKEVKLSKKLKSHPVCLTAGPGLSFEMEKYFAAVQPDRPLKADRILELNAAHPAFDALEQAVSSDPEKGKKYARLLFDQALLIAGLPLEDASAYTDLVCELMK; this is encoded by the coding sequence ATGGCAAAAAGGCAGTTCAAGGCAGAGTCCAGGCGGCTGTTGGATCTGATGATCAACTCAATTTACACCCACAAGGAGATTTTCCTCCGGGAGATCATCTCCAACGCCAGCGACGCCTGTGACAAGCTGTGCTATCGCGGTCTGACCGACGATCAGGTGGGGATGAGCCGGGAGGATTTTCGAATTGAGCTGAGTGTGGACCCGGAGGCGCGCACCATCACCGTGTCGGATAACGGCATCGGCATGAACAAGGAGGACCTGGAGAACAATTTGGGCGTCATCGCCTCCTCCGGCTCCTTCCAGTTTAAGCAGGAGCTTGGAGAGGGCGCGGCGGATACCGATGTGATCGGCCAGTTCGGCGTGGGCTTCTACTCCGCCTTTATGGTAGCGGACCGTATCACAGTGGTCACCAGGAAGTTTGGCGAGGACACGGCTTACCGCTGGCAGTCCTCCGGCGCCGACGGCTATACGATCACCGAATGTGAAAAAGAGGGCCATGGCACCGACATCATTATGCACATCAAGCCCGACGCGGAGGAGGAGCGGTACAGCGAATTTTTGGACAGCTACCGACTCCAGGGCCTGGTGAAAAAGTATTCCGACTACATCCGCTTCCCCATCCGCATGGAAGTGTCCAAGAGTCGCCGCAAGGAGGGCTCCCCGGACGACAAGCCGGAGTATGAGACCTACCGGGAGGTGGAGACCCTCAACTCCATGGTGCCCCTGTGGCAGCGCGGCCGCTCCGAGGTGAGCGAGGAGGAGTACGCAAAGTTCTATCGGGACAAGTTTATGGACTACGCGCCGCCGCTGAAGGTCATCACCGCGGACCTGGAGGGCTCCGTGACCTATAAGGCGCTGCTGTTCATCCCCTCCGCCGCCCCCTACGACTTCTATTCCAAAGAGTTTGAAAAGGGACTGCAGCTCTATTCCAACGGCGTGCTGATTATGGACAAGTGCGCCGACCTGCTGCCGGAGCATTTCCGCTTTGTCCGGGGCGTGGTGGACTCCCCGGACCTGTCGCTGAACATCTCCCGGGAGCTTCTCCAGCATGACCGGCAGCTGAAGATCATTGCCCGGTCCCTGGAGAAGAAGATCCGTTCCGAGCTGGAGAAAATGCTGAAAAACGACCGGGAGGAGTATGAGAAGTTCTTCTCCGTCTTTGGCCGCCAGCTGAAATACGGCGTGGTGGCGGACTACGGCGCCAACAAGGAGAGCCTTCAGGACCTGCTGCTGTTCCACTCCTCCACCCGGGAAAAGCCAATCACTCTGGCTGAATATGTGGAGCGGATGGGAGAGGATCAGAAGCTGATCTACTATGCCGCCGGCGAAACGCTGTCCGCCGTGGACAAGCTGCCCCAGACGGAGCTTCTGAAGGAAAAGAGCTATGAGATGCTCTATTTTGTGGATGAGGTGGACGAGTTTGCCATTCAGATGATCGGCAAGTATCAGGACAAGGAGTTCCGCTCCGTGGTGGATGGTGATCTGGAGCTGGAAGGAGAGGACAAGGAGCCGGAGGATGACTCCGCCCACCGGGAGACCCTTGACTTTGTAAAAGAGGCCCTGGGTGACCGGGTGAAAGAGGTCAAGCTCTCCAAAAAGCTCAAGTCCCATCCTGTGTGTCTCACTGCCGGCCCGGGGCTGAGCTTTGAGATGGAGAAGTATTTTGCCGCCGTGCAGCCGGACCGGCCGCTGAAGGCCGACCGCATACTGGAGCTCAACGCCGCCCATCCCGCATTTGACGCTCTGGAGCAGGCGGTGTCCTCAGACCCGGAAAAAGGGAAAAAGTATGCAAGGCTCCTCTTTGACCAGGCACTGCTCATTGCGGGGCTTCCCCTGGAGGATGCCTCCGCCTATACGGACCTGGTCTGCGAATTGATGAAGTAA
- a CDS encoding LysR family transcriptional regulator — MDKRELEHFIAIAEEENISKAAKKLNIAQPHLSRQLRQLEEELGVDLFERRKKKLYLTDAGRYLLNRGYEITRLMDQTVGEMRQIRNATRGTLSIGMLESVSVSFLPGWIAEYRGENPEIMLHTWSAGTSAELLERLNKGLLEIAFVKEPVSMALYQHVVLDAEPWVVLFPRSSSLAERTGPVTQAELADLPLLLPANNLQTGDIIRWLNAWGVSPWLSATWTTLTSAIFLMRAAQGVVVCPISGIQLIDQEVFNYREIRFGQEDYKWVMVWNKFDSCTPNMEKFINLVRRKAGDG, encoded by the coding sequence TTGGACAAACGGGAGCTGGAACACTTTATCGCCATTGCGGAGGAGGAGAACATCTCCAAGGCGGCGAAAAAGCTGAATATCGCGCAGCCGCACCTGAGCCGTCAGCTGCGGCAGCTGGAAGAGGAGTTGGGTGTGGACCTCTTTGAGCGGAGGAAGAAAAAGCTGTATCTCACCGACGCCGGCCGGTACCTTCTGAACCGGGGTTACGAGATCACCAGGCTTATGGATCAGACGGTGGGGGAGATGCGCCAGATCAGGAACGCCACCAGAGGGACCCTCAGCATCGGCATGCTGGAATCGGTCTCCGTCTCCTTTTTGCCGGGATGGATTGCAGAGTATCGCGGCGAGAACCCGGAGATCATGCTGCACACCTGGAGCGCCGGGACCTCGGCGGAGCTGCTGGAGCGGCTGAACAAGGGCCTTTTGGAGATCGCCTTTGTAAAGGAGCCGGTGTCCATGGCCCTCTACCAGCATGTGGTTTTGGACGCGGAGCCCTGGGTGGTGCTGTTTCCAAGGAGCAGCTCCCTGGCAGAGCGGACGGGGCCGGTCACCCAGGCGGAACTGGCGGACCTGCCATTGCTCCTTCCGGCCAACAACCTCCAGACAGGCGATATCATCCGCTGGCTCAACGCCTGGGGGGTGTCTCCCTGGCTCTCCGCCACCTGGACCACTCTGACCAGCGCCATCTTCCTCATGAGGGCGGCGCAGGGCGTGGTGGTCTGCCCCATATCGGGGATCCAGCTGATCGATCAGGAGGTTTTCAACTATCGGGAAATCCGGTTTGGCCAGGAGGACTACAAATGGGTGATGGTGTGGAACAAGTTTGACTCCTGTACGCCCAATATGGAGAAGTTCATCAATCTGGTGCGCCGGAAAGCCGGGGACGGGTAA